From Rhodobium gokarnense, a single genomic window includes:
- the atpD gene encoding F0F1 ATP synthase subunit beta — protein sequence MEQAAEASGRVIAVRGAVVDVAFDAGPLPPIDDSLLIERDGAKPILAEVQAHLGERTVRAIALQATGGLSRGAGVRVPGAPLEMPVGEAVLGRLLDVAGQTGDGGDPLPEDTPRRPIHRKPPEFARQTGATELFATGIKVIDLLAPIAQGGKAAMFGGAGVGKTVLVMELIHAMVSAYQGISVFAGIGERSREGHEMLLDMRESGVLDRTVLVYGQMNEPAGARWRVPMSALTIAETFRDEDRRNVLLLMDNVFRFVQAGAEISGLLGRLPSRVGYQPTLASEVGALQERIASVAGAAVTAIEAVYVPADDFTDPAVTTIAAHVDSMVVLSRAMAAEGMYPAIDPIASSSILLDPLIVGKEHADTAIAVRQTLEHYRELQDVISLLGMEELGLEDRRTAERARRLQRFLTQPFAVTEAFTGVAGKSVGIAETIAGCRAILAGDCDDWPESALYMVGTLDEARAKAEAGPKESRPAKAGAAP from the coding sequence ATGGAACAGGCGGCGGAAGCTTCGGGACGGGTGATCGCGGTGCGCGGCGCCGTCGTCGATGTCGCCTTCGATGCCGGCCCGCTGCCGCCTATCGACGATTCCCTCCTTATCGAGCGGGACGGGGCCAAGCCGATCCTTGCCGAGGTACAGGCGCATCTCGGCGAGCGTACCGTGCGCGCCATCGCGCTGCAGGCGACGGGCGGCCTTTCCCGCGGCGCCGGCGTGCGCGTTCCCGGCGCGCCGCTGGAAATGCCCGTCGGCGAGGCCGTGCTCGGGCGTCTCCTCGACGTTGCCGGGCAGACGGGCGACGGCGGCGATCCGCTTCCCGAGGACACGCCGCGCCGGCCGATCCACCGCAAGCCGCCGGAATTCGCCCGCCAGACCGGGGCGACCGAACTTTTCGCCACCGGCATCAAGGTCATCGACCTCCTTGCGCCGATCGCCCAGGGCGGCAAGGCGGCGATGTTCGGCGGCGCCGGCGTCGGCAAGACCGTGCTGGTGATGGAACTGATCCACGCCATGGTCTCGGCCTATCAGGGCATTTCCGTCTTTGCCGGCATCGGCGAGCGCTCGCGCGAGGGCCACGAGATGCTGCTGGACATGCGCGAATCCGGCGTCCTCGACCGCACGGTTCTGGTCTACGGCCAGATGAACGAGCCGGCGGGCGCGCGCTGGCGGGTGCCGATGTCGGCGCTGACGATTGCCGAAACGTTTCGCGACGAGGACCGGCGCAACGTCCTCCTGCTGATGGACAACGTGTTCCGGTTCGTCCAGGCGGGGGCGGAGATCTCGGGCCTGCTCGGCCGGCTGCCCTCGCGGGTCGGCTACCAGCCGACGCTGGCGAGCGAGGTCGGCGCGCTGCAGGAGCGGATCGCCTCGGTCGCGGGTGCCGCCGTCACCGCCATCGAGGCGGTCTATGTGCCGGCCGACGATTTCACCGACCCAGCGGTCACCACCATCGCTGCCCATGTGGACAGCATGGTGGTGCTGTCGCGGGCGATGGCGGCGGAGGGCATGTATCCGGCCATCGACCCGATCGCCTCGTCCTCGATCCTGCTCGATCCGCTGATCGTCGGAAAGGAACACGCGGACACCGCCATCGCGGTGCGCCAGACCTTGGAGCACTACCGCGAACTCCAGGACGTCATCTCGCTGCTCGGCATGGAGGAACTGGGCCTGGAGGACCGGCGCACGGCCGAGCGGGCGCGGCGGCTGCAACGGTTCCTGACCCAGCCCTTTGCCGTGACGGAGGCGTTCACCGGTGTTGCCGGCAAGTCCGTCGGGATCGCCGAGACCATCGCCGGCTGCCGAGCGATTCTTGCCGGCGACTGCGACGACTGGCCGGAAAGCGCGCTCTATATGGTCGGCACGCTGGACGAGGCGCGGGCGAAGGCGGAGGCCGGGCCGAAAGAATCCAGGCCGGCGAAAGCGGGGGCCGCGCCATGA
- a CDS encoding F0F1 ATP synthase subunit epsilon yields MTLSLTISTPMAVLVDGIEVEAVRAEDLSGSFGILPGHTDLLTVLPASVVRWRLADGAMRYCAIRGAVFTVNNGREVAVACREGVLGDDLERLEATVHAEREEEADVDRRARVEQMRLHAQAVRQLMRFLRPQGRSAMARQAQPEEAP; encoded by the coding sequence ATGACGTTGTCCCTCACCATTTCAACGCCGATGGCGGTGCTGGTCGACGGCATCGAGGTTGAGGCCGTGCGGGCCGAGGACCTCAGCGGCAGCTTCGGCATCCTGCCGGGGCACACCGATCTCCTCACCGTGCTGCCGGCCTCCGTGGTGCGCTGGCGTCTTGCGGACGGGGCGATGCGCTATTGCGCGATCCGCGGGGCCGTCTTCACTGTCAACAACGGCCGCGAGGTGGCCGTGGCCTGTCGCGAGGGCGTCCTGGGCGACGACCTTGAGCGGCTGGAAGCCACGGTCCATGCGGAACGGGAGGAGGAGGCGGATGTCGACCGGCGCGCCCGGGTCGAGCAGATGCGCCTCCACGCCCAGGCGGTGCGCCAGCTCATGCGCTTTCTGCGCCCGCAGGGACGCTCCGCCATGGCGCGGCAAGCGCAGCCGGAGGAGGCGCCGTGA
- a CDS encoding AtpZ/AtpI family protein, whose amino-acid sequence MSEDDQLAEAARRAAAGHDRARNEPEPSLGKRFGQIGILGWAIVVPMLIGLFFGRWLDRTFETGVFFSAPLLMVGAVIGFWSAWKWMHRQ is encoded by the coding sequence GTGAGCGAGGACGACCAGTTGGCCGAGGCGGCGCGGCGCGCGGCTGCCGGCCACGACCGGGCGCGCAACGAGCCGGAACCCTCGCTCGGCAAGCGGTTCGGCCAGATCGGCATTCTCGGCTGGGCCATCGTCGTGCCGATGCTGATCGGGCTTTTCTTTGGGCGCTGGCTCGACCGGACATTTGAGACAGGCGTCTTTTTCTCCGCGCCGCTGCTGATGGTCGGTGCGGTCATCGGCTTCTGGTCGGCCTGGAAATGGATGCACAGACAATGA
- a CDS encoding ATP synthase subunit I produces MTAGILPLLLHFALGLAAGFAVGLLHFRLLWWNTQMLLGSGSAVAAIAVVVLRFAVLIGAFVLLAQFGALALLAGAVGVLAARQVAVRRYGGAA; encoded by the coding sequence ATGACGGCTGGGATCCTTCCCCTCCTTCTCCATTTCGCCCTCGGCCTAGCCGCCGGGTTCGCGGTCGGCCTCTTGCATTTCCGGCTGCTCTGGTGGAACACGCAGATGCTGCTCGGGTCCGGTTCCGCAGTCGCGGCGATTGCGGTCGTCGTCCTCCGCTTTGCCGTCCTCATCGGCGCGTTCGTGCTGCTTGCCCAATTCGGGGCGCTGGCGCTGCTTGCCGGCGCGGTCGGTGTGCTCGCCGCAAGGCAGGTTGCGGTCAGACGCTACGGGGGCGCGGCATGA
- a CDS encoding F0F1 ATP synthase subunit A yields MNGSPLVLEPAFFVGPVPITEPVIVTWVLMAVLALGCAILTRRLKLRPSRTQAALELFVTAIDGQLRDIVGGDPAPLRALIGTILLYVLIANWMSIVPGVEPPTAHIETDAALALIVFGATIWFGVRARGAGGYLKTFAEPSWVMIPLNLVEQITRTFSLIVRLFGNVMSGVFVVGIILSLAGLLVPIPLMALELLTGAVQAYIFAVLAAVFIGAAASEGGQQPQRGST; encoded by the coding sequence ATGAACGGCTCGCCCCTCGTCCTGGAGCCGGCCTTCTTTGTCGGGCCGGTGCCGATCACCGAGCCGGTGATCGTGACCTGGGTCCTGATGGCGGTGCTGGCGCTCGGCTGCGCGATCCTTACGCGCCGGCTGAAACTCCGTCCGAGCCGGACGCAGGCGGCGCTGGAGCTGTTCGTCACCGCCATCGACGGCCAGCTCCGCGACATCGTCGGCGGCGATCCGGCCCCATTGCGGGCGCTGATCGGCACCATCCTGCTCTATGTGCTCATCGCCAACTGGATGTCGATCGTGCCCGGCGTCGAGCCGCCGACGGCGCATATCGAGACCGATGCGGCGCTCGCCCTCATCGTCTTTGGGGCGACCATCTGGTTCGGCGTTCGCGCGCGCGGGGCCGGCGGGTACCTGAAAACCTTCGCGGAGCCGAGTTGGGTGATGATCCCGCTCAACCTGGTCGAACAGATCACCCGCACCTTCTCGCTGATCGTGCGCCTCTTCGGCAACGTCATGAGCGGCGTCTTCGTCGTCGGCATCATCCTGTCGCTCGCCGGCCTCCTGGTGCCGATCCCGCTGATGGCGCTGGAGCTCCTCACAGGGGCAGTCCAGGCCTACATCTTCGCCGTCCTTGCCGCCGTCTTCATCGGCGCCGCCGCCTCCGAGGGCGGCCAACAACCCCAACGAGGCTCAACATGA
- a CDS encoding F0F1 ATP synthase subunit C gives MNWIEIVSIFSAAIAVSFGAIGPALGEGRAVAAAMDAIARQPDAAGTLSRTLFVGLAMIETMAIYCLVIALLVLFANPFTS, from the coding sequence ATGAACTGGATCGAGATCGTCAGCATCTTTTCCGCCGCCATCGCCGTTTCCTTCGGCGCCATCGGGCCGGCGCTCGGCGAGGGGCGGGCCGTGGCCGCGGCGATGGACGCCATCGCCCGCCAACCGGATGCCGCCGGCACCCTTTCGCGGACGCTCTTCGTCGGCCTTGCCATGATCGAGACGATGGCGATCTATTGCCTCGTCATCGCCCTCCTGGTGCTCTTCGCCAACCCGTTCACCTCGTAA
- a CDS encoding F0F1 ATP synthase subunit delta, with translation MQIDWWTLGLQTVNALVLVWLLARFLFRPVAKILAERRAEAEKTLDDAAAARKAAEDERDKAKAEAAKTASSRAAILGAAQKEAEKQKASLMAAARADADKLRAEAKAAIAGERRAEEKKMSARAGRLSVDIARRLLDRLPEEARIAGFIGGLAEGVAALPEAARAELADGAGPMTLTAPRALNDDEKAACESALAKALGREVDINVAVDPDLIAGLELTGRHASVRNSFRADLEHLQAELTRHDDA, from the coding sequence ATGCAGATCGACTGGTGGACGCTCGGGCTGCAGACCGTCAACGCCCTCGTTCTCGTCTGGCTGCTGGCGCGGTTCCTGTTCCGGCCGGTGGCAAAAATCCTCGCGGAACGCCGGGCCGAGGCTGAAAAGACGCTGGATGACGCCGCAGCCGCACGAAAGGCCGCCGAAGACGAACGGGACAAGGCCAAGGCCGAGGCGGCAAAGACAGCTTCGAGCCGCGCTGCGATCCTCGGCGCCGCGCAGAAGGAGGCCGAGAAACAGAAGGCATCGCTGATGGCTGCCGCGCGGGCAGACGCCGACAAGCTGCGCGCCGAGGCGAAGGCCGCGATCGCCGGCGAGCGGCGGGCCGAGGAGAAAAAGATGAGCGCGCGGGCCGGCCGGCTGTCGGTCGATATCGCCAGGCGGCTGCTGGACCGGCTTCCGGAAGAGGCGCGCATCGCCGGCTTCATCGGCGGCCTCGCCGAGGGCGTTGCGGCCCTGCCGGAGGCGGCGCGGGCCGAACTGGCCGATGGCGCCGGACCGATGACCCTCACCGCTCCGCGTGCGCTCAATGACGACGAGAAAGCCGCCTGCGAAAGCGCCCTCGCAAAGGCGCTCGGGCGCGAGGTGGACATTAATGTTGCGGTCGACCCGGACCTTATCGCCGGGCTGGAACTCACCGGCCGCCATGCGTCCGTGCGCAACAGTTTCCGGGCCGACCTGGAACACCTTCAAGCGGAGCTGACACGCCATGACGACGCCTGA
- a CDS encoding F0F1 ATP synthase subunit alpha gives MTTPDPTGETWLERRRDTVASAKLGPEAETVGRVESVGDGIAFVSGLPDARLDELLRFEGDRYGFALTLDEDRIAAVILDEATEITAGMRVTGTGEVVRVPVGEGLLGRVVDPLGRPLDSDAPIAATERHPIERPAPAIVDRDLVAAPVETGVLVVDALFALGRGQRELIIGDRATGKTALAVDAIINQRDSDMICVYVAVGQRASAIERVIDAVRAHGAPERCIFVVAPAAVAPGLQWIAPFAGFTMAEYFRDRGGHALIVVDDMMKHAATHRELALLTREAPGREAYPGDIFYVHARMLERAAKLSEKLGGGSLTALPIAETDAGNLSAYIPTNLISITDGQIVLDSRLFAANQRPAVDVGLSVSRVGGKAQKPALRDVSGRVRLDYAQFLELEMFTRFGGLSDTRVKAQIARGEAIRALLTQPRFSPLRLADEVALLAALAEGVFDAVPAEVVEAVRGRLSGHLDAQASGAVAALKETGELTAETRSTLVEAVQALVADIVAERPAP, from the coding sequence ATGACGACGCCTGACCCGACCGGTGAGACATGGCTGGAACGCCGCCGCGACACGGTCGCCTCGGCGAAGCTCGGACCGGAGGCGGAGACCGTCGGCCGCGTGGAGAGCGTCGGCGACGGCATCGCCTTCGTCTCCGGGCTGCCGGATGCGCGGCTCGACGAGCTGCTGCGCTTCGAGGGCGACCGCTACGGCTTCGCGCTGACCCTCGACGAGGATCGGATCGCCGCCGTTATCCTCGACGAGGCAACCGAGATCACGGCGGGCATGCGGGTGACCGGGACGGGCGAGGTGGTGCGCGTGCCGGTGGGCGAGGGGCTGCTCGGCCGCGTTGTCGATCCGCTCGGCCGGCCGCTCGACAGCGACGCGCCGATTGCGGCAACTGAACGCCATCCGATCGAAAGGCCGGCGCCGGCCATCGTCGACCGCGATCTCGTTGCGGCGCCGGTGGAGACCGGCGTCCTCGTCGTCGATGCGCTCTTTGCCCTCGGCCGCGGCCAGCGCGAACTGATCATCGGCGACCGGGCCACCGGCAAGACGGCGCTCGCGGTCGACGCCATCATCAATCAGCGCGACAGCGACATGATCTGCGTCTATGTCGCCGTCGGCCAGCGCGCCTCGGCGATCGAACGGGTGATCGACGCGGTGCGCGCGCACGGGGCGCCGGAGCGCTGCATCTTCGTCGTCGCGCCGGCCGCCGTCGCGCCCGGCCTGCAGTGGATCGCGCCCTTTGCCGGCTTCACCATGGCCGAGTATTTCCGCGACCGGGGCGGCCATGCCCTCATCGTCGTCGACGACATGATGAAGCACGCCGCCACCCACCGCGAGCTCGCCCTCCTGACCCGCGAGGCGCCGGGCCGCGAGGCCTATCCGGGCGACATTTTTTACGTCCATGCCCGCATGCTGGAGCGGGCGGCGAAGCTTTCGGAAAAGCTCGGCGGCGGTTCGCTGACGGCGCTGCCGATCGCCGAGACCGATGCGGGGAACCTTTCCGCCTATATCCCGACCAACCTCATTTCCATCACCGACGGCCAGATCGTGCTGGATTCCCGGCTCTTTGCCGCGAACCAGCGGCCGGCCGTCGATGTCGGCCTTTCGGTCAGCCGCGTCGGCGGCAAGGCACAGAAACCGGCGCTCCGCGACGTCTCCGGCCGGGTCCGGCTCGACTACGCCCAGTTCCTGGAACTGGAGATGTTCACGCGCTTCGGCGGCCTGTCGGACACCCGCGTCAAGGCGCAGATCGCCCGCGGCGAGGCCATCCGGGCGCTGCTCACCCAGCCGCGGTTCTCCCCGCTGCGGCTTGCCGACGAGGTGGCGCTGCTCGCCGCGCTCGCCGAGGGCGTTTTCGATGCGGTGCCGGCTGAGGTCGTCGAAGCGGTGCGCGGACGGCTTTCCGGCCATCTCGACGCCCAGGCTTCAGGCGCGGTTGCGGCGCTCAAGGAGACGGGCGAGCTGACGGCAGAGACGCGATCCACACTCGTCGAGGCCGTGCAGGCGCTGGTGGCGGACATCGTGGCGGAAAGGCCGGCGCCATGA
- a CDS encoding F0F1 ATP synthase subunit gamma: MTGRLSEVDERIGSVRQLKAVITAMRGIAAARAQEAKAHLAGIRAYAETVGGAIGDALALMPDVDGHVSGDAAAGRRLVIALSSEQGFVGTFNERVLDAAAKHLKGTEAAELFLVGDRGLMAASERDLDVSWSAPMAAHVDETQGLANRLADAVLKRLSAGVTAVTVVHAVPADGGGAVALVDRSLVPLDFDRFPVRARGIPPLVTQDPQTLIAQLADEYLFAELSEAIMLSFAAENEARMRAMIAARHNVDERLDDLTGLYRRLRQDEITDEIIELASGAAAGADAR; encoded by the coding sequence ATGACCGGGCGGCTCAGCGAGGTCGATGAGCGGATCGGCAGCGTCCGGCAATTGAAGGCCGTGATCACCGCCATGCGCGGCATCGCCGCGGCGCGGGCCCAGGAGGCCAAGGCCCATCTTGCCGGCATCCGCGCCTATGCCGAGACGGTCGGCGGGGCCATCGGCGATGCCCTCGCGCTGATGCCGGACGTCGACGGACACGTTTCTGGCGACGCGGCGGCGGGGCGGCGCCTGGTGATCGCGCTCTCCTCCGAACAGGGTTTTGTCGGCACCTTCAACGAGCGGGTGCTCGATGCTGCGGCGAAGCATCTGAAAGGGACAGAGGCGGCAGAGCTTTTTCTTGTCGGCGATCGGGGACTGATGGCGGCCTCGGAGCGCGATCTGGACGTTTCCTGGTCGGCGCCGATGGCCGCCCATGTGGACGAGACCCAAGGCCTCGCCAACCGGCTCGCCGATGCGGTCCTGAAGCGGCTCTCGGCGGGCGTCACCGCGGTGACGGTGGTCCATGCCGTTCCCGCCGACGGGGGCGGCGCCGTCGCGCTCGTGGACCGCAGCCTGGTGCCGCTCGATTTCGACCGGTTCCCGGTCCGGGCCCGGGGCATCCCGCCGCTGGTCACCCAGGATCCGCAAACGCTGATCGCGCAGCTCGCCGACGAGTACCTCTTTGCCGAACTCTCGGAGGCGATCATGCTCTCCTTTGCCGCGGAGAACGAGGCGCGGATGCGGGCGATGATCGCCGCCCGCCACAATGTGGACGAGCGCCTCGACGACCTCACCGGCCTCTACCGGCGCCTGCGCCAGGACGAGATCACCGACGAGATCATCGAACTCGCGTCCGGCGCCGCCGCGGGAGCGGACGCCCGATAG
- a CDS encoding pyroglutamyl-peptidase I family protein gives MTAEPTILVAAYGAWAKAENNPATLTLRAVAGRDWSGINLVPLEVPVLTDRLTDTIEAALAEHKPDVWLGIGLAPGATTMRAEMLGTNWRDFDVPDASGNCLEGVPVIKGAPTAYAATIPNRRIVTAIRAAGIPAIVSYAAGNHLCNQMLFTVSHLVAERGLPMKCGFLHVPFTPEHVAKHCDPHHPEPSMALSMMADAVSIALGEIIADWGAA, from the coding sequence GTGACGGCCGAACCGACGATTCTGGTGGCCGCCTACGGTGCGTGGGCGAAGGCTGAAAACAATCCCGCAACATTGACCTTACGGGCCGTGGCGGGCCGCGACTGGTCCGGCATCAACCTCGTTCCGCTCGAGGTGCCGGTGCTGACCGACCGGCTGACGGACACGATCGAGGCGGCGCTCGCAGAGCACAAGCCCGACGTCTGGCTCGGCATCGGCCTTGCCCCCGGGGCGACGACGATGCGGGCGGAAATGCTCGGCACCAACTGGCGTGATTTCGACGTGCCGGACGCGTCCGGCAACTGCCTTGAGGGCGTTCCGGTCATTAAGGGCGCGCCGACGGCCTACGCCGCCACGATCCCGAACCGGCGCATCGTCACGGCGATCCGCGCGGCGGGCATTCCGGCGATCGTCTCCTATGCCGCCGGCAATCATCTGTGCAATCAGATGCTGTTCACGGTGAGCCATCTCGTCGCCGAGCGCGGATTGCCGATGAAATGCGGCTTCCTGCACGTGCCGTTCACGCCCGAGCATGTGGCAAAGCATTGCGATCCGCACCATCCGGAACCGTCGATGGCGCTTTCCATGATGGCGGACGCCGTTTCCATCGCCCTTGGCGAGATCATCGCGGACTGGGGTGCTGCGTGA
- a CDS encoding ABC transporter ATP-binding protein, which yields MSEPILELRGLHKRFGTAVPADDFSMDVDRGEFFTMLGPSGSGKSTILRMIAGLEYPDRGSIVINGRDMTRVPPWDRHLGMVFQNYAIFPHLDVGQNVAYGLRKTGTSKVNAKARVESLLALVGLEGFGERNVAQLSGGEQQRVAIARALAPNPSILLLDEPLSALDEKIRREMQDELRNIHQRTGTTFIYVTHDQEEALTMSDRVAVLNAGAYVQCDTPKEIFRYPRTPFVAHFFRGCNVLQAEYRRRDDKVFVALAGAEAEVDPRGRDLSSGCLAIRGETVHFGPPAATSDMALNATIEAITYRGLYSNYHLKLADGQTLEATLSQRSPMAVGDTVYISIHADNLVVLEPD from the coding sequence ATGAGCGAGCCCATTCTCGAACTGCGCGGGCTGCACAAGCGCTTCGGGACGGCGGTTCCCGCGGACGACTTCTCCATGGACGTGGACCGGGGCGAGTTCTTCACCATGCTCGGCCCCAGCGGCTCCGGCAAATCGACCATCCTCAGGATGATCGCCGGGCTGGAATATCCCGACCGCGGCAGCATCGTCATCAACGGGCGGGACATGACCCGCGTGCCGCCCTGGGACCGCCATCTCGGCATGGTGTTCCAGAACTATGCCATCTTCCCGCATCTCGATGTCGGCCAGAACGTCGCCTATGGCCTGCGCAAGACCGGCACGTCGAAGGTCAATGCCAAGGCGCGGGTGGAATCCCTGCTTGCCCTCGTCGGCCTTGAGGGTTTTGGGGAGCGCAACGTTGCCCAGCTTTCCGGCGGCGAGCAGCAGCGGGTGGCGATCGCCCGGGCGCTGGCGCCGAACCCGTCGATCCTGCTCCTCGACGAGCCGCTGTCGGCGCTCGATGAAAAGATCCGGCGCGAGATGCAGGACGAGTTGCGCAACATCCACCAGCGCACCGGCACCACCTTCATCTACGTCACCCACGACCAGGAAGAAGCGCTGACGATGAGCGACCGGGTCGCGGTCCTCAATGCCGGGGCCTACGTCCAGTGCGACACGCCGAAGGAGATCTTCCGCTATCCGCGGACGCCCTTCGTCGCCCACTTCTTCCGTGGCTGCAACGTGTTGCAGGCGGAGTACCGGCGCCGCGACGACAAGGTTTTCGTGGCGCTCGCCGGCGCCGAGGCCGAGGTCGATCCGCGCGGGCGGGACCTTTCCTCAGGCTGCCTTGCGATCCGCGGCGAGACCGTCCATTTCGGCCCGCCGGCCGCGACCTCCGACATGGCGCTCAACGCCACTATCGAGGCGATCACCTATCGCGGCCTCTACAGCAACTACCATTTGAAGCTTGCCGACGGCCAGACGCTGGAAGCGACGCTTTCCCAGCGCAGTCCGATGGCCGTCGGAGACACCGTCTACATCTCCATTCACGCCGACAATCTCGTCGTGCTTGAGCCGGATTGA
- a CDS encoding ABC transporter substrate-binding protein, which translates to MSDFSRFTPQLDRRSFLKTTGLVGAAALAGSFAPFSALAADGTVTIADIGVGDPGGDWSKFKAATGKDVNLVSIGNAPSAVVNQLLAGGGQKTFDLINIVGGMQKPLAEADLIEVIDTSKMPNFAKNTYIDTYLAEGSPGFDFIGYDGTLYGVPTVLQADSFGYLPDKTGEIDSYGAFFDPKFKGFVALEDNYTTTGQKTALYLKANKLVDIEDPGDMTPSELKSVIDFLIEKKKEGQFRLIWSGFEQGVNLLTSQEIYVMDCWEPMVFVARDKGVNVKYASPKEGYLLWAMAAYLVNNPDRSEEETDAAYALLDFMLGPWYGAKITGMRGYMTNPMAAEYAAAHPDEFSKEEAEKIAAIDARVKEKFAYGGTWQNRWPTHVEAYEEEWQRFKAA; encoded by the coding sequence ATGTCAGACTTTTCGCGTTTCACGCCGCAGCTCGACCGGCGCTCATTCCTGAAAACCACCGGCCTCGTCGGCGCCGCCGCGCTCGCCGGCAGCTTTGCGCCGTTTTCCGCCCTTGCCGCGGACGGCACCGTGACCATCGCCGATATCGGCGTCGGCGATCCGGGCGGCGACTGGTCGAAGTTCAAGGCCGCCACCGGCAAGGACGTCAATCTGGTCTCGATCGGCAATGCGCCGTCGGCCGTCGTCAACCAGTTGCTCGCCGGCGGCGGGCAGAAGACGTTCGACCTCATCAACATCGTCGGCGGCATGCAGAAGCCGCTCGCCGAGGCGGACCTGATCGAGGTCATCGACACCTCCAAGATGCCGAACTTTGCCAAGAACACCTATATCGACACCTATCTCGCCGAGGGTTCGCCGGGCTTCGACTTCATCGGCTATGACGGCACGCTCTATGGCGTTCCGACCGTCCTGCAGGCGGATTCCTTCGGCTACCTGCCGGACAAGACCGGCGAGATCGACAGCTACGGCGCGTTCTTCGATCCGAAGTTCAAGGGCTTCGTCGCCCTTGAGGACAACTACACGACGACCGGCCAGAAGACCGCGCTCTACCTGAAGGCCAACAAGCTGGTCGACATCGAGGACCCGGGCGACATGACGCCGTCGGAGCTGAAGAGCGTCATCGACTTCCTGATCGAGAAGAAGAAGGAAGGCCAGTTCCGGCTCATCTGGTCGGGCTTCGAGCAGGGCGTCAACCTCCTCACCAGCCAGGAAATCTACGTCATGGACTGCTGGGAGCCGATGGTCTTCGTCGCCCGCGACAAGGGCGTCAACGTCAAATATGCCTCGCCGAAGGAAGGCTACCTCCTGTGGGCGATGGCCGCCTATCTGGTCAACAACCCGGACCGCAGCGAGGAAGAAACCGACGCCGCCTACGCGCTGCTCGATTTCATGCTCGGCCCCTGGTACGGCGCCAAGATCACCGGCATGCGCGGCTACATGACCAATCCGATGGCGGCGGAATATGCGGCCGCCCATCCGGACGAGTTCTCCAAGGAAGAGGCGGAGAAAATCGCGGCCATCGATGCCCGGGTGAAGGAAAAGTTCGCCTATGGCGGCACCTGGCAGAACCGCTGGCCGACCCATGTCGAGGCATACGAAGAGGAGTGGCAGCGCTTCAAGGCCGCATAG
- a CDS encoding ABC transporter permease has product MKSIRFDALLRVLVLGLPLLLVAILILGPLGIMVAVSFWKKTGFAMVPDFTWHAYATFLSGVRIEVFWRSLWVAASSTVLMLLIAYPLAYIVAKKVRPTLVGVTLFLFSVPFLVNFIIRTFSWSDILGRSGFVNSALMGLGLTDAPLDWLLYSDFAVYLGLVTAYMPFMIFPIWLSLSGTDKRYEQASWVLGEGRLMTFWRVTLPLSLPGVFAAAIFGFVGAFGEFAVSVILGGTGYQLLGNSIISSLNVINYPLASAMSTFSVVVMLALLVAWFYFFDLRLFLGKIMGRR; this is encoded by the coding sequence ATGAAAAGCATCCGTTTCGACGCTCTTCTTCGCGTCCTCGTGCTCGGCCTGCCGCTCCTTCTGGTGGCGATCCTGATCCTCGGCCCGCTGGGGATCATGGTCGCCGTCAGTTTCTGGAAGAAGACGGGATTTGCCATGGTCCCGGATTTTACATGGCATGCCTATGCGACGTTCCTCTCCGGGGTCCGGATCGAGGTCTTCTGGCGCAGCCTCTGGGTGGCGGCCTCGTCCACCGTCCTGATGCTGCTGATCGCCTATCCGCTCGCCTATATCGTCGCCAAGAAGGTGCGGCCGACCTTGGTCGGGGTGACGCTGTTCCTGTTCTCCGTACCCTTCCTCGTCAACTTCATCATCCGCACCTTTTCCTGGTCGGACATCCTCGGCCGCAGCGGCTTCGTCAACAGCGCGCTGATGGGGCTCGGCCTCACCGATGCGCCGCTCGACTGGTTGCTCTACAGCGATTTCGCGGTCTATCTGGGGCTCGTCACGGCCTATATGCCGTTCATGATCTTTCCGATCTGGCTGTCGCTGTCGGGCACCGACAAGCGCTACGAGCAGGCGAGCTGGGTGCTCGGCGAGGGCCGTCTGATGACCTTCTGGCGGGTGACGCTGCCGCTGTCGCTGCCGGGCGTCTTTGCCGCCGCCATCTTCGGCTTCGTCGGCGCCTTCGGCGAATTCGCCGTCTCCGTCATCCTCGGCGGCACCGGCTACCAGCTTCTCGGCAACTCCATCATCTCCTCGCTCAACGTCATCAACTATCCGCTGGCCTCGGCGATGTCGACGTTCTCCGTCGTCGTCATGCTGGCGCTGCTGGTGGCGTGGTTTTATTTCTTCGATTTGCGCCTCTTCCTCGGCAAGATCATGGGGCGCCGATGA